One window of Bos indicus isolate NIAB-ARS_2022 breed Sahiwal x Tharparkar chromosome 18, NIAB-ARS_B.indTharparkar_mat_pri_1.0, whole genome shotgun sequence genomic DNA carries:
- the LOC139176976 gene encoding F-box only protein 27-like — protein MRRAESGCGGLLARTGWESGDLKGRLLGCGGNNFWAGSPAAAAAGPDEETMGASTSLGLPARVPDPHREPQEAPGPNQLPIEMLRKVLSYLPPSTLLRHCRPVCRRWRDVVDGWDLWRSILPWKHPDLWPVISTCLPPADNPGPCILGRFCERRPIGSKLTANPVGKGEDPRKGIDPRAGGCWYKGEILDLEEEGLWRELLDSGKIWISVCRRWTEQQGSDRMYQLVVKLLDANYAILHYFFHKRFPVRPRTGSFSFRIMHAFTNIKKGVRFVLFDHSVEGYDSWPEQCGVCRPQSSVIVRIRPQAVPVRQPDCAFQEVGPSARPPQ, from the exons ATGCGCCGGGCGGAGAGCGGCTGCGGTGGTCTGCTGGCAAGGACGGGCTGGGAGTCTGGGGACTTGAAAGGGCGGCTGCTGGGGTGTGGGGGCAACAACTTTTGG GCTGgctctccagcagcagcagccgcggGGCCTGACGAGGAGACCATGGGCGCCTCAACCTCCTTGGGCCTGCCCGCCCGCGTCCCAGATCCGCACCGCGAGCCACAGGAGGCTCCAGGCCCGAACCAACTGCCCATCGAGATGCTCCGGAAGGTGCTGAGCTACCTGCCTCCAAGCACGCTGCTCCGGCACTGCCGCCCGGTGTGCCGGCGCTGGAGAGACGTGGTGGACGGCTGGGACCTGTGGCGGAGCATCCTGCCTTGGAAACACCCCGACCTGTGGCCCGTCATCAGCACCTGCCTGCCCCCTGCTGACAACCCCGGGCCCTGCATCCTGGGCCGCTTCTGTGAGCGCAGACCCATAGGAAGCAAGCTCACCGCGAACCCCGTGGGCAAAGGTGAGGACCCCAGGAAAGGCATCGATCCTCGTgcgggagg GTGTTGGTACAAAGGAGAAATTTTggacctggaggaggagggtCTGTGGCGGGAACTCCTGGATAGTGGAAAGATTTGGATTTCTGTCTGTCGCCG CTGGACAGAACAACAAGGCAGTGACCGGATGTATCAGCTAGTCGTCAAGCTTCTAGATGCCAACTATGCCATCTTGCATTATTTCTTCCATAAACGTTTTCCCGTCCGGCCGCGGACAGGCAGTTTCTCCTTTCGG ATCATGCATGCGTTCACCAACATCAAGAAGGGTGTCCGCTTTGTGTTGTTTGACCATAGTGTCGAGGGCTATGATTCGTGGCCTGAGCAGTGTGGAGTCTGCAGACCCCAATCCAGTGTCATCGTACGGATCCGTCCCCAGGCTGTCCCTGTAAGACAACCTGACTGTGCCTTCCAGGAGGTGGGACCATCGGCCAGACCACCTCAGTAA